A region of Streptomyces paludis DNA encodes the following proteins:
- the gatC gene encoding Asp-tRNA(Asn)/Glu-tRNA(Gln) amidotransferase subunit GatC, translated as MPGITREEVAHLARLARLELSGSELDHFAGQLDDIIGAVARVSEVADQDVPPTSHPLPLTNVMRADEVRPSLTPEQALSGAPAQEQQRFKVPQILGED; from the coding sequence ATGCCTGGCATCACGCGCGAGGAGGTCGCCCACCTCGCCCGGCTGGCGCGTCTGGAGCTGTCCGGCTCCGAACTGGACCATTTCGCCGGACAGCTCGACGACATCATCGGCGCGGTCGCCCGCGTATCCGAGGTAGCCGACCAAGACGTACCGCCGACCTCCCACCCGCTGCCGCTGACCAACGTCATGCGCGCGGACGAGGTCCGTCCGTCGCTCACCCCCGAGCAGGCGCTCTCCGGCGCCCCTGCCCAGGAGCAGCAGCGTTTCAAGGTGCCGCAGATCCTGGGGGAGGACTAA